The Kwoniella bestiolae CBS 10118 chromosome 7, complete sequence genome has a segment encoding these proteins:
- a CDS encoding ADP-ribosylation factor 6 gives MGGQLSKALGKLFGNKEMRILMLGLDAAGKTTILYKLKLNQSVTTIPTVGFNVETVTYKNVKFNVWDVGGQDKIRPLWRHYYTGTQGLIFVIDSGDRDRIDEARLELERILADREMRDCLLMVFANKQDLPGAMSPAEVTEKLGLHKMRDRSWYVHPSCATTGEGLFEGLQWLSQNVKGTKS, from the exons ATGGGTGGTCAACTTAGCAAAGCCTTAG GCAAGCTGTTCGGAAACAAGGAGATGCGAATCTTGATGCTTGGATTGGATGCTGCTGGTAAGACGA CTATCCTATACAAGCTCAAACTCAACCAATCTGTCACTACCATCCCCACGGTCGGATTCAACGTGGAGACTGTCACATATAAGAATGTGAAGTTCAATGTATGG GACGTAGGTGGGCAAGATAAGATAAGGCCCCTGTGGAGGCATTATTACACCGGAACGCAG GGATTGATATTCGTCATCGACTCGGGCGATAGAGATAGGATCGACGAAGCTAGATTAGAACTGGAACGTATCCTAGCGgatagggagatgagggattgtCTTTTGATGGTCTTTGCGAACAAGCAGGATCTGCcaggag CTATGTCACCGGCTGAAGTTACGGAGAAATTGGGTTTGCATAAGATGAGGGATAGGAGTTGGTATGTGCATCCTAG TTGCGCTACCACCGGAGAAGGTCTATTCGAGGGACTTCAATGGTTATCGCAGAATGTAAAGGGCACCAAGTCATAG
- a CDS encoding 3-deoxy-7-phosphoheptulonate synthase, whose translation MYTPPKISVRDAMDMLDDRRVKCVRPLIPPQILLEELPLSLRGAQTVLDGRRQVEAVVKGDDDRLLVVVGPCSVHDPEQAIAYAKKLAEYAQEAKDDLMIVMRVYFEKPRTTVGWKGLINDPDMNGTYQINRGLKLARKLLLDITELGLPTAGEFLDVISPQYLADLSSWGAIGARTTESQVHRELASALSMSVGFKNGTDGSIDIAVDAIKAAGSGHTFLSVTKQGLSAIVETEGNNSTHVILRGSSKGPNYAAEHVQSAGEKLKKAGLPAKIMIDCSHGNSSKQHIKQIEVGHDISSQMSSGSTSQMIMGVMIESNINEGKQSVPPEGPSGLKYGVSVTDACISLEQTIPLLDELRKGVQQRRENVKNKHLNGE comes from the exons ATGTACACTCCTCCCAAGATATCAGTAAGAGAC GCAATGGACATGTTAGATGATAGAAGGGTGAAATGCGTCAGACCATTGATCCC TCCTCAAATCCTTCTCGAAGA actccccctctctctccgGGGTGCCCAGACAGTATTAGACGGAAGAAGACAAGTAGAAGCCGTAGTaaaaggtgatgatgataggcTTTTGGTCGTTGTAGG ACCATGCTCAGTGCACGATCCCGAACAAGCCATAGCTTATGCTAAGAAATTGGCAGAGTACGCTCAGGAGGCCAAAGATGACTTGATGATTGTCATGAGAGTATACTTTGAGAA ACCCAGAACAACAGTAGGATGGAAAGGACTGATCAATG ACCCCGACATGAACGGTACCTACCAGATCAACCGAGGGCTCAAACTTGCCAGAAAGTTATTATTAGACATCACCGAATTGGGTCTCCCGACTGCAGGAGAATTCCTGG ATGTCATCTCTCCACAATACCTCGCCGACCTCAGTTCGTGGGGTGCCATCGGAGCTCGAACGACCGAATCTCAAGTGCACAGGGAGTTGGCGAGTGCTTTGTCGATGAGTGTGGGATTCAAGAATGGTACA GACGGCTCAATCGATATCGCCGTAGACGCCATCAAAGCCGCTGGATCAGGCCACACTTTCCTATCAGTCACCAAACAAGGTCTTTCAGCTATCGTCGAGACTGAGGGGAACAATTCCACGCACGTTATTTTGAGAGGTTCCTCAAAAGGTCCTAATTACGCTGCTGAGCATGTACAATCGGCTggggagaagttgaagaaggctGGATTGCCTGCTAagatcatg ATCGACTGCTCTCACGGTAACTCTTCCAAACAACATATCAAACAGATCGAAGTAGGACATGATATC TCCTCCCAAATGTCCTCCGGCTCAACTTCCCAAATGATCATGGGCGTAATGATCGAATCAAACATCAACGAGGGTAAACAGAGTGTACCTCCCGAAGGACCATCGGGATTGAAATACGGCGTATCAGTTACGGACGCCTGTATATCCTTGGAACAGACTATCCCATTATTGGACGAATTGAGGAAAGGTGTACAGcagagaagagagaatgtGAAGAACAAGCACTTGAACGGGGAGTAG